Proteins from a genomic interval of Zingiber officinale cultivar Zhangliang chromosome 1B, Zo_v1.1, whole genome shotgun sequence:
- the LOC122045250 gene encoding uncharacterized protein LOC122045250: MSSGEVRKVQNLIEQCLRLHMNQKEVVDTLSLQAKIEPSFTELVWQKLEEENQELFQAYHLRLILKNQIMLFNNLLEKQVELMRKEFNAGLLMTQDTSVLNCVTLGTELSYVARSHPLAPVLMAIDAITFTILVRHQLAGHRQMELSRRTLL, encoded by the exons ATGTCGAGCGGAGAAGTTAGGAAG GTTCAGAATCTTATTGAACAATGCCTTCGACTACACATGAACCAGAAAGAAGTAGTGGACACTTTGTCTCTCCAAGCAAAGATAGAGCCTAGTTTCACTGAACTTG TCTGGCAAAAGCTTGAGGAGGAGAATCAAGAGTTATTCCAAGCATATCATCTTAGACTGATCCTGAAAAACCAAATAATGCTGTTCAATAACCTTCTTGAGAAACAGGTTGAGCTTATGCGGAAA GAGTTCAATGCAGGTTTGCTCATGACCCAAGACACCTCCGTCCTCAATTGCGTCACCCTAGGTACCGAACTGAGTTATGTCGCCAGATCTCATCCACTGGCACCTGTCCTTATGGCAATCGATGCCATTACATTCACTATTTTAGTGAGGCATCAGCTAGCGGGGCATCGACAAATGGAATTAAGTAGAAGGACATTATTGTAG